Proteins from a genomic interval of Syngnathus typhle isolate RoL2023-S1 ecotype Sweden linkage group LG15, RoL_Styp_1.0, whole genome shotgun sequence:
- the LOC133167884 gene encoding transcription factor 7-like 1, whose product MDQMWPSCDPRDVRFNYQALPRFAEQAPTLAAPDMFNGPQPVMYMNSAAGYYSHGQQVPYWWPVQNFVPPTSVNFAAAPPQMMGGTTMMMPGNPNLTPGVFMRDADDEVEHHQYIKKPPNAFMVFARKHRKALMGKLDKKDSASVNVILGEMWNSLPQQDQAKYYEEADVERRRHAQLYPNWSMCDNYGKKRKRMRGNATDSEAPQPTRMCVAPVQTGMMGPERYPAPAESQSVSNLACLQQQQQQQQQQQQQQQAKASLPTFVHNFMPPAAPTSSGMEFSQLLSGVNYMPLPHDKHARALTVNSSEPQSLAEELHVILERFEEESSTAQTEQSAAALNLEEELQSLLERFQNKASTNAQLGTDKLHCVFEAFGITAADTGGC is encoded by the exons ATGGATCAAATGTGGCCAAGTTGTGATCCGAGAGACGTGCGGTTCAATTACCAGGCCTTACCTCGCTTCGCGGAGCAAGCTCCGACCCTCGCTGCTCCGGACATGTTCAACGGACCTCAGCCAGTCATGTACATGAACAGTGCTGCAGGATATTACAGTCATGGCCAG CAGGTGCCGTATTGGTGGCCCGTGCAAAACTTTGTTCCACCGACATCAGTTAATTttgctgctgctcctccacaAATG atggGAGGCACAACAATGATGATGCCAGGGAACCCCAATCTAACTCCAGGTGTCTTTAT GAGAGATGCCGACGATGAGGTGGAGCACCACCAGTACATAAAGAAACCACCAAATGCCTTCATGGTGTTTGCAAGGAAGCATCGCAAAGCTCTCATGGGAAAACTGGATAAGAAAGACAGCGCGTCAGTAAATGTCATCCTGGGAGAAATG TGGAATTCACTACCGCAGCAAGACCAGGCCAAATACTACGAAGAAGCAGATGTTGAGAGGAGACGTCACGCCCAGTTGTATCCCAACTGGTCCATGTGTGACAACTAT ggcaaaaagaggaagaggatgagggGCAATGCTACCG aTTCTGAAGCTCCGCAGCCCACCAGGATGTGCGTGGCTCCGGTCCAGACGGGCATGATGGGGCCTGAACGATACCCTGCACCGGCAGAATCCCAGTCTGTGAGCAACCTTGCATGTttacaacagcagcaacaacaacagcagcagcagcagcagcagcagcaggctaaAGCCAGCCTTCCTACTTTTGTGCATAACTTCATGCCTCCAGCCGCTCCAACTTCATCCGGGATGGAATTCTCACAGCTTCTGAGCGGCGTCAATTACATGCCCCTACCCCATGACAAACACGCCAGAGCATTAACTGTGAATTCGTCGGAGCCTCAGAGCTTAGCGGAAGAGCTCCACGTTATACTGGAGCGATTTGAAGAAGAATCGTCCACCGCGCAGACTGAGCAGTCTGCCGCCGCACTGAATCTAGAGGAAGAGCTCCAAAGCTTACTCGAGCGTTTCCAGAATAAGGCCTCCACCAACGCGCAGTTAGGCACAGACAAGCTTCATTGCGTCTTTGAGGCTTTCGGAATCACTGCTGCTGAtactggaggctgttga
- the acer3 gene encoding alkaline ceramidase 3, whose protein sequence is MAPSLDRHGYWGRPTSTLDWCEENYVVSYYIAEFWNTVSNLIMILPPICGAIQTFRHGLELCYIFSFLGLAAVGVGSWCFHMTLLYEMQLLDELPMIYSTCVFVYCLYECFKQGNSISWFPVALLFIFSVTVTVVYLQWKEPVFHQVMYGALVACLVLRSVFIVTWVYPWLRPLCYTSLGIFLLGFLLWNIDNILCDSLRASRQRLPPGVGVVTQFHAWWHIFTGLGSYLHILLSLQIRTTYLKYRPKVKFLCGVWPTLHVEPQRTS, encoded by the exons ATGGCTCCCTCGTTGGACAGGCACGGATACTGGGGGCGGCCCACTTCCACGCTCGACTGGTGTGAAGAGAATTATGTCGTCTCATACTACATCGCCGAATTCT GGAACACCGTAAGCAACCTGATTATGATTCTTCCTCCCATCTGCGGGGCCATCCAGACATTTCGCCATGGCCTTGAGTTGTGCTACATCTTCTCTTTCCTTGGACTTGCAG CTGTCGGTGTTGGTTCCTGGTGCTTCCACATGACACTGCTCTATGAAATGCAG ctgctggacGAGTTGCCAATGATTTACAGCACGTGTGTCTTTGTCTACTGTCT ATACGAGTGCTTCAAACAAGGGAACAGCATTAGCTGGTTTCCTGTAGCGTTATTATTCATCTTCAGCGTCACAGTAACTGTG gtTTATTTACAGTGGAAGGAACCAGTGTTTCACCAA GTCATGTACGGCGCTTTGGTGGCGTGTCTGGTGTTGCGATCGGTCTTCATTGTTACGTG GGTGTACCCATGGTTACGGCCTTTGTGTTACACCTCCTTGGGTATATTTCTGTTAGGCTTTCTTCTGTGGAACATTGACAATATTCTCTGTGACTCCTTAAG AGCCAGTAGACAAAGACTGCCCCCTGGTGTCGGAGTGGTGACACAGTTCCATGCCTGGTGGCACATCTTCACAGGCTTGGGCTCGTATCTGCACATACTTCTCAG TTTGCAAATCAGAACAACCTACCTCAAGTACAGACCAAAAGTAAAG tttttatgtGGAGTTTGGCCCACTCTACATGTAGAACCACAAAGGACAAGCTGA
- the serpinh1a gene encoding serpin H1a, whose amino-acid sequence MWIHLVALALLATAASAATAESADKVLSKGATTLADNSAKVAFSLYQEMAKEKNVENILISPVVVASSLGLVALGGKASTASQVKSVLNAAKVTDEQLHSGLAELLTEVSDPEARNVTWKMSKRLYGPNTVKFVDAFVKSSKKHYNCDNSKINFKDKKSALNAINEWAAKSTDGKVPEVTKVVEQTDGAMIIDAMFFKPHWDEQFHPKMVDKRGFMASHSHTVSIEMMHRTGFYDFYDDATNNVLILNMPLAHKKSSVVFIMPHQVESLERVEKMLNKKQLDSWLSKLQQTPVALSMPKVSMEVSHNLQKHLEKLGLTEAVNKSKADLSNISGKKDLYLSSVFHAATMELSTEGNEMDTSIFSSDKLKSPKLFYVDHPFIFLVKDKKTNSILFIGRMVRPKGEKMRDEL is encoded by the exons ATGTGGATACATTTGGTAGCGCTGGCCCTCCTGGCCACAGCAGCATCGGCCGCCACGGCCGAATCCGCCGACAAAGTCCTGAGCAAAGGCGCCACCACGTTGGCTGACAACAGCGCCAAGGTGGCCTTCAGTCTTTACCAAGAAATGGCAAAggagaaaaatgtggaaaacatCCTTATTTCTCCCGTGGTGGTGGCCTCCTCATTGGGTCTGGTGGCCCTCGGAGGAAAAGCCTCGACTGCTTCTCAAGTCAAAAGTGTTCTGAATGCGGCCAAAGTGACAGACGAGCAGCTGCATTCCGGCTTGGCCGAGCTCCTGACCGAGGTGAGCGACCCCGAGGCACGTAACGTCACCTGGAAGATGAGCAAGCGTCTGTACGGACCCAACACGGTTAAATTTGTGGACGCCTTTGTGAAAAGCAGCAAAAAACATTACAATTGCGACAACTCCAAAATCAACTTCAAAGATAAGAAAAGTGCTTTGAATGCCATCAATGAATGGGCTGCTAAGTCCACTGATGGCAAAGTGCCTGAAGTCACAAAGGTTGTAGAACAGACTGATGGTGCCATGATCATCGACGCTATGTTTTTCAAAC ctcaCTGGGATGAGCAGTTCCATCCCAAGATGGTTGACAAGCGTGGATTCATGGCCTCCCATAGCCACACTGTTTCAATAGAGATGATGCACCGCACAG GCTTTTACGACTTCTACGACGACGCCACCAATAATGTGTTGATTCTGAACATGCCGCTGGCTCATAAGAAGTCGAGTGTGGTGTTCATCATGCCACATCAGGTGGAAAGTCTGGAGAGAGTTGAGAAAATGCTGAACAAGAAGCAGCTGGATAGTTGGCTGAGTAAGCTGCAGCAGACACCAGTGGCTTTGTCCATGCCCAAAGTTAGCATGGAAGTCAGTCACAACTTGCAG AAACATCTTGAGAAGTTGGGCCTGACAGAGGCAGTGAACAAATCCAAAGCAGACTTGTCCAACATCTCTGGGAAAAAGGACCTCTACCTGTCCAGCGTCTTCCATGCAGCCACCATGGAACTGTCCACGGAAGGAAATGAGATGGACACGAGCATATTTAGCTCTGACAAGCTGAAGTCCCCCAAACTTTTTTATGTAGACCATCCTTTCATCTTCTTGGTCAAGGACAAGAAGACCAACTCCATCTTGTTTATTGGCAGGATGGTCAGGCCAAAGGGAGAAAAGATGAGGGATGAATTATAA
- the gdpd5a gene encoding glycerophosphodiester phosphodiesterase domain-containing protein 5 — protein MVKHQPLQVYEKQVLVSFVTGIYGCRWKRYQRSQDDTSRWECLWFIILCSSFLLLLIWAYFWLAAQNDFDEFNWSVYNRSGEWRDETIPILASTTVGFSYISVLVILAFFHISLGQQLNLYWLHKMGVLATLVTTISGVVSVDDIWADEWDVLLVSLQFTAPFLHIGALTTVTALSWLVAAYVVRRERSNFQMMVLITYIIIVMALYLAPLTFSCPCVMDSRHLRPRPDVIGRRGAPMLAPENTMVSFNRALQHGASSLEADVTFSMDGVPFLMRDGTLRRTTDVSRVFPARQRDDGAFFNWTELRSLNAGRWFLERDPYWTVQTLTGRDRSRIVNQTVCSLLEMLRLAVRANGSVLLNIRRPPAGHPRFRSWFTDTMWAVQKAGISHKRVTWSPDTDKGRLRGFQQTTNEKLSVAEIRQRGITSLTLHYSKASHKDIQEYLANNVSVTVFPVNQPWLYSLLWCSGVPSVSSDAPQVLRKVPYPIWLMSQNAYRFIWIASDLLSLAVVIIIFSFQKWRMSGMQNCNPEQIMLSAVPLRSHRDVNIMKEKLIVSELNNGLTSTEELSLYPENGNARYAHGNSFHTEQMGC, from the exons ATGGTGAAACACCAACCCTTGCAGGTCTATGAAAAGCAAGTGCTTGTGTCCTTTGTCACCGGCATCTACGGTTGTCGTTGGAAACGCTACCAGCGCTCGCAAGACGACACCTCCAGG tgGGAGTGTTTGTGGTTTATCATCTTGTGCAGCTCCTTTCTCCTGCTTCTTATTTGGGCCTACTTCTGGTTGGCGGCTCAAAATGATTTTGACGAGTTCAACTG GTCAGTGTATAACCGCTCTGGTGAATGGAGGGATGAGACCATCCCCATCCTTGCAAGCACCACCGTGGGATTTAGCTACATTTCAGTCTTGGTG atcttggcatttttccacataTCCTTGGGACAACAGCTTAATCTCTACTGGCTCCACAAG ATGGGAGTGCTGGCTACACTTGTCACGACTATCTCTGGTGTTGTGTCTGTCGATGACATATGGGCGGATGAGTGGGACGTCCTCCTCGTGTCTCTGCAG TTCACAGCACCATTCCTTCACATTGGCGCTCTCACAACAGTCACAGCTCTTAGCTGGCTGGTTGCCGCTTATGTTGTTCGCAGAGAAAGATCTA ATTTCCAGATGATGGTGTTAATCACCTACATCATCATTGTGATGGCCCTTTATTTGGCACCGCTCACATTCTCCTGCCCCTGCGTAATGGACAGTCGCCACCTCAGGCCTCGCCCAGACGTCATCGGTCGACGAGGAGCTCCTATg CTGGCCCCGGAAAACACCATGGTGTCCTTCAACAGAGCCCTACAGCATGGAGCCAGCTCCCTGGAGGCTGACGTCACTTTTAG TATGGACGGCGTTCCATTCCTCATGCGAGATGGCACCTTGAGACGAACCACCGATGTTAGCAGGGTTTTTCCTGCCAGACAGCGTGATGATGGCGCTTTCTTCAATTGGACAGAGTTACGTTCCCTTAACGCAGGTCGCTGGTTTCTGGAG AGGGATCCTTACTGGACAGTCCAGACGCTTACCGGGAGGGATCGCAGCAGAATAGTCAACCAGACGGtttgcagtttgctggaaaTGCTTCGTCTGGCAGTCAGGGCCAACGGCTCGGTGCTTCTCAACATCCGAAGGCCCCCCGCAGGCCACCCTCGCTTTCGGAGTTGGTTCACGGACACAATGTGGGCTGTGCAGAAAGCCGGCATTTCCCACAAGAGG GTGACATGGAGCCCTGACACGGACAAGGGGAGGCTCCGGGGGTTCCAGCAGACCACAAATGAGAAGCTGTCAGTGGCAGAGATAAGGCAAAGGGGCATTACAAGCCTGACGCTTCACTACAGCAAGGCCAGCCACAAAGATATACA GGAGTATCTGGCCAACAATGTGAGCGTGACCGTCTTCCCGGTGAACCAGCCGTGGCTGTACTCGCTTCTGTGGTGTAGCGGGGTGCCTTCCGTCTCCTCTGATGCCCCCCAAGTCCTCCGAAAGGTGCCTTACCCCATCTGGCTCATG AGTCAGAATGCTTACCGCTTCATCTGGATCGCCTCAGATCTTCTCTCACTTGCTGTGGTCATCATCATTTTCAGTTTCCAGAA GTGGAGGATGAGTGGGATGCAGAACTGTAACCCCGAGCAGATCATGCTGAGCGCTGTGCCGCTTCGATCTCATCGGGATGTCAACATCATGAAGGAGAAGCTCATCGTTTCAG AACTCAACAACGGGCTAACAAGTACAGAGGAGCTGTCGTTGTATCCCGAGAATGGCAATGCCAGATACGCTCACGGAAACTCATTTCACACGGAACAAATGGGATGCTAG
- the samsn1b gene encoding SAM domain-containing protein SAMSN-1b isoform X3, whose amino-acid sequence MSCIPTSAIEKERSETDYTCWTASGLGNDVHDQETELRTVSCQSSTEDPTKELKSGKTKEALPVQSGKSAEEKDGALSSTARRLKRFQDLVQAKKRNQDASGKGKNRPNKSSNSSHVLSNSNPVLTCVGLGKRTEKKSSGDAQREEVKNPNEDLRTKCVWNPAECSQACSPFYSTCQPPGHEPPWLCASNLLLPQATQWERFESLIRELDRKELEFSSATIADSTREIQPTQDKMIKFGDFHTRTALSPLTRSLLEKNGSKPSQNQTEDPPRADTTAEKQLSAVIRVDTPKAESKKRESGVGRILAEGCKLSSNSMESLYSRQSSSSGVTSDCSSNRDSLRLEDEPVCARHFCGRARVHTEFMPSPYDTESLKLKVGDVIDIIQKRPMGIWTGMLNNKIGTFKFIYVDEFTEELPETHKAREKCRSTIHEVLRRLSLEEYSDSLQQNGYQTVDDLMRLEEHHLTKLKVTDPEHRHRLLAAVESLQQLRYTNCHLEKEPNEEAKTENTKGDTNTCLRDSGCHMTSDISREDTELQFPCEPVQMTASGNEI is encoded by the exons GTCTTGTATCCCAACTTCAGCAATAGAAAAGGAAAGATCAG AAACAGATTATACTTGCTGGACAGCATCGGGTCTCGGAAATGATGTTCATGATCAAGAGACAGAACTGAGGACGG TCAGCTGTCAAAGCAGCACTGAAGATCCAACGAAGGAGCTGAAGTCTGGAAAGACGAAAGAGGCTCTACCagttcag AGTGGTAAAAGTGCAGAAGAGAAAGATGGAGCGCTGAGTTCCACAGCAAGAAGATTGAAGAGGTTTCAGGATTTGGTGCAagccaaaaaaagaaatcaggatGCTTCTGGAAAAGGAAAGAACCGGCCGAATAAGAGCA GTAATTCATCCCACGTGTTGAGTAACAGCAACCCGGTGTTGACCTGCGTCGGCCTCGGCAAACGGACTGAGAAAAAATCTTCTGGAGATGCTCAGCGAGAAGAAGTGAAAAACCCAAATGAGGATTTAAGGACGAAATGTGTTTGGAACCCAGCTGAGTGTTCTCAGGCCTGTTCGCCTTTCTATTCTACGTGCCAGCCACCTGGACATGAGCCGCCATGGCTTTGCGCTAGCAACTTGTTGCTTCCTCAGGCAACGCAATGGGAACGCTTTGAGAGTCTCATTCGGGAACTGGACAGAAAAGAATTGGAATTTTCATCAGCCACCATTGCGGATTCAACCAGAGAGATTCAACCCACACAAGACAAA ATGATCAAATTTGGAGATTTTCACACCCGCACGGCGCTGTCGCCTTTGACACGCTCTTTG CTGGAAAAGAATGGATCCAAACCGAGCCAGAACCAGACTGAGGACCCACCACGGGCTGACACCACAGCGGAGAAACAACTTTCAGCTGTCATC CGTGTCGACACCCCAAAAGCAGAATCTAAGAAGAGAGAATCTGGTGTCGGAAGGATACTCGCTGAAGGATGCAAGCTCTCCAGTAATTCAATGGAAAGCCTCTATAGTAGACAAAGTTCCTCAA GTGGAGTCACCAGTGATTGTTCCAGTAACAGAGACAGTCTCCGGCTGGAGGATGAGCCCGTTTGCGCAAGACACTTCTGTGGTCGAGCCAGAGTCCATACAGAGTTTATGCCGAGTCCGTATGACACGGAATCCCTCAAACTCAAG GTCGGTGACGTGATTGACATCATCCAGAAGCGCCCCATGGGAATATGGACTGGGATGCTGAACAACAAAATAGGCACCTTTAAATTCATCTACGTGGACGAGTTCACGGAGGAACTTCCTGAGACACACAAAGCCAGAGAAAAATGTCGATCCACTATCCACGAAGTGTTGAGGCGCCTCAGTTTGgag GAATATTCCGATTCTCTGCAGCAGAACGGCTATCAAACAGTAGATGACTTAATGAGGTTGGAGGAGCATCACCTGACAAAACTCAAAGTGACTGATCCAGAGCACAGGCATCGTCTGCTCGCTGCTGTCGAGTCCTTGCAACAACTGCGCTACA CTAATTGTCACTTGGAGAAGGAGCCCAATGAAGAGGCCAAGACGGAGAACACCAAAGGAGACACAAATACCTGCCTGAGAGACTCGGGCTGCCACATGACCTCTGACATCAGCCGAGAGGACACAGAGCTTCAATTTCCTTGCGAACCTGTTCAGATGACAGCTTCGGGAAATGAGATCTAA